The following are encoded together in the Bacillus sp. NP157 genome:
- the lpxK gene encoding tetraacyldisaccharide 4'-kinase, whose protein sequence is MVRRRADRFRADPSSVVRLSVPVVVVGNITIGGTGKTPLIVALAQAMTERGFRPGVVSRGYGGTERGPYLLEENDDPVKVGDEPSLICAYEIPVAIGRERPEAAQLLIDAGCDLILADDGLQHHRLGRDVEICVIDGDRRLGNGHLLPAGPLREPAARLGTVDFIVVNGGTPRGDEVPMRLEGGVAVNLKDPTLSAPLADFAGRPAHAVAGIGNPSRFFASLGAHGIAVDGHPFADHHAFTRDDLTFADGCPVLMTDKDAVKCLPFARPNWWRVPVRAVLPEAFWDAIATRLPHPP, encoded by the coding sequence GTGGTACGTCGCCGTGCGGACCGGTTCCGCGCCGATCCCTCGAGCGTGGTGCGCCTGTCGGTACCCGTGGTGGTGGTCGGCAACATCACCATCGGTGGCACCGGCAAGACGCCCCTGATCGTCGCCCTGGCGCAGGCCATGACCGAGCGCGGCTTCCGGCCCGGCGTGGTCAGCCGTGGCTACGGCGGCACCGAACGTGGCCCGTACCTGCTCGAAGAGAACGATGATCCGGTGAAGGTCGGCGACGAGCCGTCGCTCATCTGTGCCTACGAGATTCCCGTCGCCATCGGTCGCGAACGTCCCGAAGCGGCGCAGCTGCTGATCGACGCGGGATGCGACCTGATCCTGGCCGACGACGGCCTGCAGCATCACCGGCTCGGCCGCGACGTGGAAATCTGCGTCATCGACGGCGACCGCCGCCTCGGCAACGGTCATCTGCTGCCGGCGGGGCCGTTGCGTGAGCCGGCGGCACGGCTTGGCACGGTCGACTTCATCGTGGTCAACGGCGGCACGCCGCGCGGCGATGAGGTGCCGATGCGGCTCGAAGGCGGCGTGGCGGTGAATCTGAAGGATCCGACGCTGAGTGCGCCGCTGGCTGACTTCGCCGGCCGGCCAGCCCATGCGGTGGCGGGCATCGGCAATCCCTCGCGTTTCTTCGCCAGCCTTGGCGCGCACGGCATCGCCGTCGATGGGCACCCGTTTGCGGACCATCATGCGTTTACCCGCGACGACCTGACGTTTGCGGATGGCTGTCCGGTGCTGATGACCGACAAGGACGCCGTGAAATGCCTGCCGTTCGCCCGCCCGAACTGGTGGCGCGTACCCGTCCGCGCCGTGCTCCCCGAGGCCTTCTGGGACGCCATCGCCACCAGACTCCCCCACCCCCCGTAG